ATTTCAGTGCTGAAATTGCAAGGACGTATGAACGCGTGTCGAAACAATGTTTATTCCGTTATTTCGCAATTTCTACTTAATGATGTAACTGTCCTCTGTCAAATACAATACTAATGActtgtcaaaattttgtgcACTGTATTAAGCGCATTCAATGTTGCATAGAGAACTTTGAATTGAAGACACTAGGTTACAGTATACCTTTAAAATACAGATTAAGTATAGTTAATGTAGTGTTTGATAGTGCTCGCTCTTTTAGTCTGCTATTTGCATAATTTGGTAGGCAAATATTGATAAATCTCTTATTACTGTGTATATTCAAAAAGATCGTTTCTCGTCTGAAAAAAGATAGATTCTTTGCTATGAATGCACATTACTTAGTTAAACGAATTATTCTCAAATACTGATGATAACCAATGAGCTGTTAATTGAAGAGGTGGAAATTTCCTCTTAAATCTTACATACGATTGGTTGAATACAATTTCGCTTTGCATTAATATACCTGTGGGAACTGTACGtagtgtgaagaaaaaaacgtctgATACATGTTCGAAGTTCAAAGtctaaatttctttcaaatctgTTATGCGAACTGACGTGAGTTCTCTTTATGTATTTCATGAACCAAGAGTCCGTCAGAATGAGAAAAGCCTCCCAGTAATATAGAAACACAGTttagaattatattttctgataatttacaatataataatagacAAAAACACTGAAATATTTCTCTCCTAAAATCGCGTTGAATTATGTTGTTTAAACACATAGacggaaaaattgcaatatcaTGATCTCGGATAATTATGCACTTTTATATGtctactttgaaaatttcataacttctttaattAATCATACATTTTTATGTTATATCCAAAATTTAGCACCATGAGTGACATAAACTCTCCACGATTGATCGCCACTGCAGTTGCTGCGGCGTTTGGAGTTATCGGGGCTGTGGGTCTGTTCGTGTACCAGAAAATACAGGAACAACAACAGACCGAAAGAGTCAGACGCGACTTGGATAAAATGGGTGAAACTATGGCCGAACTACAAGCACAGTTGGATCTTTTGAGGTAGGCTTATTTTAGTTTAAGATATTTCCATAATCACTTTACATCTAGCCTCATTTAACGAGActatcaataaaataataaatacagcTTGAAAGATTATTGTTATAACAGTTTGTATTTCAACTTGCCTAACTAGATTGCAGCAAAATCAACGCAAGAATCGAGAAAGAATATCGCGACGAAAGCAGAATCTCAAAAATAGCAGCACTTATTCTGCAACAGACAATGACACTGATGTAGATGCTTTTTCAACAGCTGACACAGATTTTGACGATGATGAATTCTTTGATTTCTCCGACATGGAGTCAGGCGATGGAGACAATGAAAGGTCTGTAAATTCAACAGCTTAATAATGGATCGTAATCAAACTAATCACTCATATTCCGTTTCAACACATAGAATAATAAATCTTCCTGCAAAGGAAGCAAAGTAGAAAGTACAAACTGGACTCCTTACCACAAAGGCAAGTCTTTCCTTTCACAAACAAATCTTTTGCAGTGATTAATGTTATCTCTTAATATTATCACAGCATTTTCAAATGCCAAAAGATTTCGATGGATACTTTTTATATTGATGCACGCTAGTAAAGTAATTTACTATAAATAAACGTGTCAATTTTTGTGCCCACTTGTTGtgtgtttttagtttttaaattaatttcatctgGAATACATACCGCCAAATGCATTTTCTGATTGTACTTCGTACTTGATTACTTCAATTCAATTAAACGTTTGATATTTACATCAATTGATGTGTACCAGAGTTGCATTATATAttaaagaaatgtgaaaatgcTTACCTCGTGGCAACTTTTTAGCCAGAACAGATATATGTCACATGAATTATAGAAAGTTTAGCAGAAGGAAGTATATGTTTAGTAATGCAGGATCTCAGGACCAACAAACGAACTGGACAGAAGGCtcgctgaaacagacaaactaATCGATGCATCCGAACTACATCCAGGTAGCGAGTGTGAAGAGGCTCTTAGTATACTACGTAATCTACTTGTTAAATATCCAGATAATATTGAAGTTATATGGAGGCTGGCAAGAGCTTGTCACAGGTGCTCCACCAATGCCACGGAGCCAAAGAAAAAGGTGGCTCTTATTGTCGAAGGTAAGGATTTAAGAAGCAAAATAGTAAAATTGAAGTATTCTCTAAagtttttttcctgaaatatCCACGTATTCTAGctccaaataaaatttttatcatctcaTAGGCCTCAAGCCATGCGAAAGATTTGAAGAAGCGGACAGTGCAGACTTTCACAAGTGGTACGCAATACTGATAGGATCACACGGAATGTTTCTTCCgactaaagaaaaaatagaaggtGGCTTCCGCTTCAAAAAACATCTCAACAAAGCACTAGAAATCAGACCAGACGACCCGGTACTTCATCATTTATTGGGACGGTTCAAGTTTGAAGTTGCTGGCTTAACTTGGATTGAAAGAAAGGTCAGTTTGACTTTATTCGTGGTCTGTTTTAGTTGACTATTCCAACCTTTGAATTAttgattggaaattttttttatcgtattgaataaaaaattcaacatttcgtttaatttcatACAGGTTGCATCAACATTGTACGCAGAACCTCCGAGTGCAACTTACGAGGAAGCGATTGTTGATTTTGAACGCGCCGAAGAATTAACAATAAAGCCATTTAAAGATAATAAATTACTTCTCGGTAAATGTTATATAGCAGTTGGACGTTATCAAGACGCAATCAGATGGTTCGAAGAAACTAGCAAAGTTCCAACGGTTAGCGAAGAAGACCGTGTTTCGCAAAATGAGGCCGATCGACTTTTATCAAAATACTCTAAATATCGTTCATAATTAGAGctattgaaattaaaactgtaaatatgcatataaatatatgtgtgcATGTATGCTCGTTTCATGATATAGTAACGTGCATTTAGGTATTACATTTATAAATGGTGCTCGTATTGTGTAGTGGAACTTTGTGTTAAAGagtaaggaataaaaataggAGAGGCATTTGagtataatgtaaaaaaattagtagGTGATTTGatgaaatgtaatatttttggtTTGGCATAACGagtaaggaataaaaataggAGGGGGCATTTGagtataatgtaaaaaaattagtagaTGATTTCATGAAACGTAATATCGTTGGTTTGGTATAACACGTGGttcacaaactttttttataagaCACTGAATGAGTGAAATATACACCCTGATCTAAATGTATTGCGTTGTTTATTCGATTCCAATAATCAACTCTGCTATGCTTATTAGATAATTCTAAGCACCTTCAAAACCTTCCAATTTAAATCACTAATTGAGCTTATGTCCGATATCGTTAAGCTTATTAAAATAATCGTGAAGTATGGACTGAAAATATAGAATTCATTCTGCAGTTGGATGAAATTTGCGcctgaaagaaaagaaaatctacAAACATATTTGTTTTCGCTATCTCGTACTTTCGACGTTTCAGGAAGAACGAGACAGTTATCAATCGTAGAGAGATCCTTTTATACCtttatgattgaaaaatagtgGATCGGCTAAATTTCTTCTTGTGCCTTGTAAAATATGAACAGCTGCTTATTCTCTGGCATTCTCATTGTAAGTTATTCATCACCTAACACGCACTCGTTTTTGTATACCTGTATGTGTAACTTCCAGATCAATAATGGTCCAACACAGCATCCCAGAAGCCACTAGCATGTCAGATAAGAGTAGAGCAGGGGGATGAGTGTGCTTTCACGGAGGGGTGAGTTGAGGGAAGCCCCTCTGGCAGTCCTAGGGGGAAGCCAAATCAAGGCTCTACTCCTAGAGTAAATTAGTTAGTGTCAAGTTCTGATGTCAGTGAGAAGTGGTATGATAAATTAAAACATTACCTTTCCTACTTTCAGAACGTGGTTGAATTTTGGGTGTACAAACTGGCAAATTCAAATAACTCAGTAATCTCATTTATAAACAAAGAGTTTATGCACAATTAAGATAGATATCTATTTCATCATTTAGTATGAACATTGTAAAAGTGGTGGTAACATCTTTTTCTCAAACATATCAGTCCAGTTTAAAAGATCATTAAACATGGAAGCCGTTCATCgcttttttattgataatgaAATAACTTTTCCCAGATTATAATCACCCATTGTCGTATTCATGAATGCTCTTCTTTTGCTGTCATAGAGTGATAAAATTACAACTAagagatattttattcatccacAGGAGTGTGTAAATTGTAATGCGAGCGCTGTTGCGCGGAGCACTCTACTGTGCTTTGTGGTACGGCAGCATCGTCGctggatttttattcatagcATGCCCACTTTTGCCTGTATTACTGCTGAGCCCTAtaagatttcgaaaatgtGCAGATTTGCTATTCTCATGTTGGGAACTTTATCCAACGGTAAGTCTGTATGCATTTGCTCTCTTTCGAATACTCATTCATAGTCACACACCAAAACCCATGATCATGATTGCGCAATAAACGAATTTCTGAATATTAATACAAAAATACTTCACTCAGGGATTACTCGAGTTATTCGGTGTAAAGATTCTGGTATCCGGAGATCACATTTCCCCTTATGAATCAGCCATTCTTGTTATGAACCATCGAACCAGAGTTGATTGGAATTTCCTATGGGCAGCAATGTACCAGGCATGTATGCCAGAAGTTGCTGCtcataaattaaaattcattcttaAAGACCCCATTCGACATATTCCAGGGCCAGGTATGAACAAACAATTCTTTCAATTTGCCATTATGATAATGCAACAATTAATGTCCTTCTAACAATCATGTTGGCAAGCCTTTTGTAAAACTATTTTATTTGCATTATGTTTCATAGAATTGTAAGCACTTTGAATTATATTGTAAAGACATTATAACTGGtgaagaaatgaaacaaaaaccaaTTACAGGGTGGGTGATGCAGATGAACGGCTTCCTTTACATAACGCGACACTGGGAGGAAGACCGAGGACGTTTGTCAAACTCACTGAATTATTTAGTGGCGCTAGGCAGGCGTTGCCAACTTTTAATATTCCCGGAAGGGACAGATTTGACTCCAAATAGCAAAGAAAAGTCAGACAACTACGCAACCAAACATGGTTTGCCAAAATATCACTACACGTTGCATCCAAAAACAACCGGGTTCAGTTACTTGGCACGTCATCTTCACCAGGCTCAGTACCTTGATGCTGTTTACGATCTGACAATAGCATATCCTGACTATGTACCACAATCAGAGGTGGATCTAGTAAGGGGAAAATTACCTAAGGAAGTCCATTTCCACGTCAAGCGTATTCCTGCTTCCGATGTTCCAATGGATGACTTGATGCTGCGACAGTGGCTGGAGAAGAGGTGGCATCAAAAAGAAACAACTCTCAAAGAATTCTCCAAAGAGAAAGCTTTTCCAGCTAAAGTGTGGCCAATGGCTTCTTCATTGCCTCTGAGAGCGGCTATTGGATTTTGGAGTTTGCTAACAGGTGAGAAATGTAGCTCGTTCCGAAAACggaattcaaaaattgtcCTTTAatggttcgaaaaatttgtgaaaaatgactGTTAGTTGTGtaacggaattttttttaccatctaCAGGTGCAACAATCTTGTTGCTCATTATTTCTCCGTTATTTCAACTATGGGCTTTGGTACATTCAGCTTTATTTGTTGCCCTCTCCTTGTTCAGCACTGGTTTCAATCAAATTGAAATGGGATGGTATTGGCGCTGGAAAACTCAAAGTTAAGAAAACGTATTTGGGTATAATAGCATTGtgagcagaatttttttttttcatctgcggAAAACTTGGTGCCACAACATTCTATGTTGCACCATGATGAAACGCAGATGACTACAGAGGCAAGTAGATGTcactataaatttttctaaattgcGAGCTATCTCCTGAACTCTATCACTATTCAATCAGATTGAAATGTTTTAATTGTTAGCAGGCACTAGGTTTCGCATTCTAAGAAACAGTAACAAGgtgtgagaaaattcgtaaacgCATATGATGTTTAACTACATGGAATAATATGCAAACACTTGCTACGAAAcgttatttttcttaattaatgGCTTTTGAAgcagttttaaaattttttacagctttttaaattaatttattttagtaCATTTGATGTACACCTACTGCGAAAGATATTTATCTTGAACAGTGTTGAGAATTAGTATTTTTTAATGCAACAGTTATATACTTACAAACATCCATCGAGTCTTCTTGAGTTTTACTGAGACTTTCTATGGAGTGTTGACAGCATGACTGCATAATATACGAATAAGAGAATTGCTTGGTATTTCGTACACATTGGAAGTTGATTTCTAGTTTTCACACCTACCCGAACACTTGAACGTgcccttaaaattttatactagTAGTAGAAGTAagataactgaaaaatttattttcttctctcattcATCATTTAGAATTCAACTCGCAGAGTGGCATTGAGTGTAATTTCGTTGATTGCAGTTATTTTAGCCCAACACATTCAAAATTTAGTTTATTTATCCAGCAATGAAAAAAGGGTGCTTACTAGCATCACgtgcaattttataaacaattattgcATTTCGgaaatatattgtaaatttaataatGGGCTTCATCTATTCGCTTGATCAACTACACGTACTTTTCACAATCGATGACTGCGCAACAGTACACCCCAAAGTTTAAACTCATTTTAATATATTAAAGACGATATCAGTAATAGTGTTCGATAATAACCACAAACAATGCCAAATAATTTTGGTTTTCAAGCACTCACTGTTACACTATTATTTCCGCCAGTGATATCCGCAGCTCAATCTAATTAGTTGTGTACTacgtaatataaatttaagacGTTTTGCGACCCTTGTTGACCTGTTATTTTATGATCAATTGTAGGATCGCCTCATATCCTGTTTGAATTTCGATACACAGAGTGTATTTACATTTTAAAGAATAGCttatagtaaaattttatccaatatacta
The genomic region above belongs to Diprion similis isolate iyDipSimi1 chromosome 8, iyDipSimi1.1, whole genome shotgun sequence and contains:
- the LOC124409800 gene encoding regulator of microtubule dynamics protein 3-like isoform X3, with translation MYFMNQESVRMRKASHTMSDINSPRLIATAVAAAFGVIGAVGLFVYQKIQEQQQTERVRRDLDKMGETMAELQAQLDLLRLQQNQRKNRERISRRKQNLKNSSTYSATDNDTDVDAFSTADTDFDDDEFFDFSDMESGDGDNERISGPTNELDRRLAETDKLIDASELHPGSECEEALSILRNLLVKYPDNIEVIWRLARACHRCSTNATEPKKKVALIVEGLKPCERFEEADSADFHKWYAILIGSHGMFLPTKEKIEGGFRFKKHLNKALEIRPDDPVLHHLLGRFKFEVAGLTWIERKNLRVQLTRKRLLILNAPKN
- the LOC124409800 gene encoding regulator of microtubule dynamics protein 1-like isoform X1, coding for MYFMNQESVRMRKASHTMSDINSPRLIATAVAAAFGVIGAVGLFVYQKIQEQQQTERVRRDLDKMGETMAELQAQLDLLRLQQNQRKNRERISRRKQNLKNSSTYSATDNDTDVDAFSTADTDFDDDEFFDFSDMESGDGDNERISGPTNELDRRLAETDKLIDASELHPGSECEEALSILRNLLVKYPDNIEVIWRLARACHRCSTNATEPKKKVALIVEGLKPCERFEEADSADFHKWYAILIGSHGMFLPTKEKIEGGFRFKKHLNKALEIRPDDPVLHHLLGRFKFEVAGLTWIERKVASTLYAEPPSATYEEAIVDFERAEELTIKPFKDNKLLLGKCYIAVGRYQDAIRWFEETSKVPTVSEEDRVSQNEADRLLSKYSKYRS
- the LOC124409800 gene encoding regulator of microtubule dynamics protein 1-like isoform X2, which gives rise to MSDINSPRLIATAVAAAFGVIGAVGLFVYQKIQEQQQTERVRRDLDKMGETMAELQAQLDLLRLQQNQRKNRERISRRKQNLKNSSTYSATDNDTDVDAFSTADTDFDDDEFFDFSDMESGDGDNERISGPTNELDRRLAETDKLIDASELHPGSECEEALSILRNLLVKYPDNIEVIWRLARACHRCSTNATEPKKKVALIVEGLKPCERFEEADSADFHKWYAILIGSHGMFLPTKEKIEGGFRFKKHLNKALEIRPDDPVLHHLLGRFKFEVAGLTWIERKVASTLYAEPPSATYEEAIVDFERAEELTIKPFKDNKLLLGKCYIAVGRYQDAIRWFEETSKVPTVSEEDRVSQNEADRLLSKYSKYRS
- the LOC124409804 gene encoding lysocardiolipin acyltransferase 1-like, which encodes MRALLRGALYCALWYGSIVAGFLFIACPLLPVLLLSPIRFRKCADLLFSCWELYPTGLLELFGVKILVSGDHISPYESAILVMNHRTRVDWNFLWAAMYQACMPEVAAHKLKFILKDPIRHIPGPGWVMQMNGFLYITRHWEEDRGRLSNSLNYLVALGRRCQLLIFPEGTDLTPNSKEKSDNYATKHGLPKYHYTLHPKTTGFSYLARHLHQAQYLDAVYDLTIAYPDYVPQSEVDLVRGKLPKEVHFHVKRIPASDVPMDDLMLRQWLEKRWHQKETTLKEFSKEKAFPAKVWPMASSLPLRAAIGFWSLLTGATILLLIISPLFQLWALVHSALFVALSLFSTGFNQIEMGWYWRWKTQS